From Spirosoma agri, one genomic window encodes:
- a CDS encoding translocation/assembly module TamB domain-containing protein yields MSVSKTLVRVLIGLLALILLLAGFVVLVATTPWGQQFVTKQVNSYLAQKLQSPFRIGKISYSIPDWIELNDVYFKTPQGDTLLNGGRMRLDLDMWGLLNNRVMLNQVELEGLQVNISRTLPDRNGAPPAFNFQYILNAFDTGSAEPEPADTVSTPMAINLTGILLKDVRIKYHDDVVGADVNAYVDSLRANFDKTDVSKSLYHLSNVAVNGLNVYTRLYEGLPTPPSPPSKPGDTLDIGLGKWQVNRAKWDVRIETSDFRTQGSVGKLAMESNYFYLEGQKIGIKSLDLSNGDIAAILTKPTSKTASSSTPASTSSAVSGAPGWQAKLTNVRFANNRVRFDDETAPRQKKGLDYGHLDLQNLGIDGKFLSYADLGKRGQRISGQLRNGRFRATSGLVLQSLNGDVLYTDTTTTLNRLFIQTPTSIIRDQMVLRYDSLGQLSDPRFAKRVGVRVNLRQSRLSVNDVLQLAPFLADTPPFAGNSGGVFRANAQAVGTLAALNIPRLEFDMLSGTRLVASGRLTNVTDPERLGVDMTVKEAVTQLADINKLAPKGSIPSSIALPPSIKLTGLIKGQLNDLILDANVNTDWGTAAFDGRLAGFVTGKNQTYKGTLNLNDFDAGKWLKQEGTVGKVTGRATVDGKGIDVNTLATRFDLAIQSADLNGYVYQNLDAKGNLANGNLDIDGALKDPNASLNLNAKVGLKGDFPSVVGEAVINELNLQKLKLYKDPLSLKGAIDLDMASTDPAKPVGTISAKDAVITLSGKSYPVDSLYARLTASGADKGVVAQLPGARLKLDGQFEYAQLYDIIVGEVSKYIALPALTYKKIPPPHAFTMNLKAYQNPLFQAFVPALTRLDTIRLDAYLDNTRDTTLSATLRTGVIVYDTTTVQGSTMALRGVGNQLKVNGRINGILYDDMTIRETDLVGTAENNQFRFSVVNKDSINQDLHGVAGTLSIVDSSYRFQFSRNGLLTNYQRWQTDTTGFAQYGNDGVLVKNLRIESGPQTLEINSTEQYANAPIRVTARAIEIANLARLANQDTTLASGQLNGTVIVRDYMGEDSNLSFLGSVYVDSLQAMQKPIGNLTARFNNNSDGRISVNTTLAGPYNDATITGFYNPADAKEALDLAVKLNRLDARTIEAFSFGELRQAKGKLTGDFTIAGAADNPKINGGVAFDSVAFNIKQLNATYRIDQEKMAFANQTITLSDFNVRDTLGRTLTTDGTVVLKNLPDVAYNLRIRANQFQVLNAARKDNDYAYGQAAVSADLRIKGTGSSPSINGTVRLEDDSKISIVLPDESLDVDGSNKIVTFIDHNDSLAIAKYLYKPKRDTVATPRLEFEQLSNATISLDLEADEKSELTIVVDELNGDYLRARGNARLNVGMNASGQLTVLGRYDVTEGAYSMTYEVLKRQFQIQKGGYIQFTGDPLKADINITAIYQVSTSPADLIGNESTTINATAVNRKLPFNVALTMTNNLAAPKLDFDIRLPEVDDANSAAASSEFGTTIENKLKTLRQDQSQMNKQVFALLILNRFLPENTSDFFSGSGNGGLDTQAEGIARSSVSKLISDQLGRLASGVLKGFDVDFNLLSQTGSANTGGTTNGARTDLNVGLSRSFLNGRLTVSVGRNFVLENTANAATRNPNEVFDNVSLNYSLTRDGRYVLRGYRRNDYQAVLDGYIVETGVGFVITVDYNTISDILRRSPGPSLN; encoded by the coding sequence ATGTCTGTGTCAAAAACGCTGGTCCGTGTTCTGATTGGTTTGCTTGCCCTCATCTTACTGTTGGCGGGATTTGTGGTGCTTGTCGCTACCACGCCCTGGGGTCAGCAATTCGTGACGAAACAGGTAAACTCGTATCTGGCCCAAAAACTGCAATCTCCGTTTCGGATCGGAAAAATCAGTTATTCTATTCCTGACTGGATTGAGCTGAACGATGTGTACTTCAAAACCCCCCAGGGCGATACCCTCCTGAACGGTGGCCGTATGCGCCTGGACCTCGACATGTGGGGGCTGCTCAATAACCGGGTGATGCTGAATCAGGTCGAACTGGAGGGTTTACAGGTGAACATAAGCCGGACACTGCCCGACCGCAACGGCGCACCGCCCGCCTTCAATTTTCAGTATATCCTAAACGCCTTCGATACAGGGTCCGCAGAGCCGGAACCTGCCGATACGGTATCGACCCCGATGGCGATCAACCTGACGGGAATTTTACTCAAAGATGTTCGTATAAAGTACCACGACGATGTCGTAGGGGCCGATGTCAACGCGTATGTCGATAGTTTGCGCGCCAATTTTGATAAGACTGATGTGTCGAAATCTCTCTATCATTTGTCAAATGTGGCCGTCAACGGACTGAACGTCTACACCCGCCTGTACGAAGGACTGCCAACGCCCCCGAGCCCGCCCAGTAAGCCGGGCGATACGCTCGATATTGGGCTGGGAAAATGGCAGGTGAACCGGGCCAAGTGGGATGTTCGGATCGAGACGTCAGATTTCCGGACGCAGGGTAGTGTTGGTAAGCTGGCTATGGAGTCGAATTATTTTTACCTGGAGGGCCAGAAGATCGGCATCAAATCGCTCGATCTGTCCAACGGTGACATTGCAGCAATCCTGACGAAACCGACCAGCAAAACGGCTTCCAGTTCAACACCCGCTTCAACGAGTAGCGCGGTTTCCGGAGCACCCGGCTGGCAGGCCAAACTAACGAACGTACGTTTCGCAAACAACCGCGTTCGGTTTGACGACGAAACGGCACCCCGGCAAAAGAAAGGGCTCGATTATGGTCACCTCGATTTGCAGAATCTGGGTATCGACGGAAAATTTCTGAGTTATGCCGATCTTGGTAAACGTGGGCAACGTATCAGCGGTCAACTGCGGAACGGACGTTTCCGGGCTACCAGCGGACTCGTCTTACAAAGTTTGAACGGGGATGTCTTGTACACGGACACCACGACAACGTTAAACCGGCTCTTTATTCAGACACCAACGTCGATCATTCGCGATCAGATGGTGCTGCGGTATGACTCGCTGGGCCAATTGAGTGATCCGCGTTTTGCCAAAAGGGTCGGCGTTCGGGTCAATCTGCGCCAGAGCCGACTATCGGTAAATGACGTTTTGCAACTGGCCCCGTTTCTGGCCGATACACCACCGTTCGCGGGCAACAGCGGGGGTGTGTTCCGGGCGAATGCACAGGCCGTTGGTACGCTGGCCGCGTTAAATATACCCCGGCTTGAGTTCGACATGTTATCGGGTACGCGGCTTGTCGCCAGCGGCCGGTTGACGAACGTGACTGACCCAGAACGACTGGGCGTCGATATGACCGTAAAAGAAGCCGTAACGCAGTTAGCGGACATCAACAAACTTGCTCCCAAAGGATCGATTCCTTCGTCGATTGCTTTACCGCCCAGTATCAAACTAACGGGCCTCATCAAAGGACAGTTGAACGACCTTATTCTGGATGCCAACGTCAACACAGATTGGGGAACAGCTGCGTTTGATGGGCGGCTGGCTGGTTTTGTGACGGGGAAAAACCAGACGTACAAGGGCACGCTTAATCTGAACGACTTCGATGCGGGCAAATGGCTCAAGCAGGAAGGTACGGTCGGCAAGGTAACGGGTCGGGCGACGGTCGATGGGAAAGGGATTGACGTGAACACGCTGGCAACCCGCTTCGATCTGGCCATACAATCGGCGGATCTGAACGGCTATGTGTACCAAAACCTTGACGCCAAAGGGAATCTGGCCAACGGTAATCTCGACATTGACGGTGCCCTCAAAGACCCGAATGCAAGCCTGAACCTGAATGCGAAAGTTGGACTTAAAGGCGATTTTCCGAGCGTGGTGGGCGAAGCGGTCATTAACGAATTGAATCTACAGAAACTGAAACTGTACAAAGACCCGTTATCGCTGAAGGGAGCCATTGATCTCGATATGGCCTCTACCGATCCGGCCAAGCCCGTCGGAACGATCTCGGCGAAAGATGCGGTGATCACACTGTCGGGCAAAAGTTATCCGGTCGATTCGCTCTATGCCCGACTCACGGCCAGCGGGGCCGACAAAGGTGTGGTAGCCCAGCTACCCGGTGCACGACTGAAGCTGGACGGGCAATTCGAGTATGCTCAGTTATACGATATTATTGTGGGTGAAGTCAGCAAATACATTGCCTTACCGGCGCTGACCTACAAGAAAATACCACCGCCACACGCTTTCACCATGAATCTGAAGGCGTACCAGAATCCACTGTTTCAGGCATTTGTTCCGGCATTGACCCGACTAGATACGATTCGACTGGATGCTTACCTGGACAATACGCGCGACACAACGCTTTCGGCTACTCTCCGAACGGGAGTCATTGTGTATGACACAACGACCGTGCAGGGCAGCACAATGGCACTTCGGGGGGTAGGCAATCAGCTCAAAGTCAATGGCCGCATCAATGGCATTCTATACGATGATATGACGATTCGGGAGACTGATCTGGTTGGAACTGCCGAAAATAATCAGTTTCGCTTTTCGGTCGTTAACAAGGACTCCATCAATCAGGACCTGCATGGTGTGGCAGGTACACTGAGTATCGTCGATTCCAGCTACCGTTTCCAGTTCTCCCGCAACGGCCTGCTCACCAACTATCAGCGGTGGCAAACCGACACAACTGGGTTTGCGCAGTACGGGAACGACGGGGTTCTGGTCAAAAACCTACGCATCGAAAGTGGGCCGCAAACGCTCGAAATAAACAGTACCGAGCAATATGCCAATGCGCCCATTCGGGTTACGGCCAGAGCCATAGAAATTGCCAACCTGGCCCGACTCGCCAACCAGGATACAACGCTGGCCAGCGGTCAGCTCAATGGCACGGTTATCGTGCGGGACTACATGGGCGAGGATAGCAATTTGTCATTTCTGGGGTCCGTCTATGTTGATAGTCTGCAAGCCATGCAGAAACCGATTGGTAACCTGACCGCCCGGTTCAACAATAATTCCGACGGTCGGATCAGCGTAAATACGACGCTGGCCGGTCCGTATAACGACGCCACAATCACTGGCTTTTACAATCCGGCTGACGCAAAAGAAGCCCTCGATCTGGCTGTTAAATTAAACCGGCTGGATGCCCGGACAATCGAAGCCTTTAGTTTCGGTGAACTGCGACAGGCGAAGGGCAAACTGACCGGTGACTTCACCATTGCCGGAGCCGCAGATAATCCAAAGATAAATGGCGGTGTCGCGTTCGATTCGGTGGCGTTCAACATCAAACAACTCAACGCGACCTACCGCATCGATCAGGAAAAGATGGCATTCGCTAACCAGACGATCACGCTATCGGATTTCAACGTCCGCGATACGCTTGGTCGTACCCTCACTACGGATGGAACCGTAGTGCTGAAAAATTTGCCCGACGTTGCCTATAATCTGCGCATCCGAGCCAATCAGTTTCAGGTGCTGAATGCGGCCCGGAAAGACAACGATTATGCCTACGGACAGGCGGCTGTCAGTGCTGATCTGCGCATCAAAGGAACGGGCTCCAGCCCATCGATCAATGGGACCGTTCGGCTGGAAGATGATAGTAAAATATCGATCGTGTTGCCAGATGAGTCGCTGGATGTGGACGGGTCCAACAAGATCGTCACGTTTATCGACCACAACGATTCACTGGCTATTGCCAAATATCTCTACAAGCCGAAGCGTGATACGGTGGCGACACCGCGTCTGGAGTTCGAACAGCTCAGCAACGCTACCATTTCGCTTGATCTGGAAGCTGACGAGAAATCCGAGTTAACGATTGTGGTCGATGAGCTCAATGGCGATTACCTGCGGGCGCGGGGCAATGCCCGGCTCAACGTGGGCATGAATGCCTCGGGACAACTCACGGTGCTGGGTCGTTATGACGTAACGGAAGGTGCCTACTCGATGACGTATGAGGTGCTGAAACGGCAGTTCCAGATTCAGAAGGGTGGCTACATTCAGTTTACCGGTGATCCGCTGAAAGCCGACATCAACATCACCGCCATTTATCAGGTTTCAACCTCACCCGCTGACCTGATCGGCAATGAATCAACTACGATCAATGCAACGGCGGTCAACCGGAAACTACCGTTCAACGTGGCGCTGACTATGACCAATAATCTGGCTGCTCCGAAACTGGATTTTGACATACGACTGCCCGAAGTGGACGATGCAAATAGCGCGGCCGCATCGAGTGAATTCGGTACCACCATCGAGAATAAGCTCAAAACGTTGCGGCAGGATCAGTCGCAGATGAATAAACAGGTATTCGCCCTACTGATCCTGAATCGGTTCCTGCCGGAAAATACGTCGGATTTCTTCTCGGGATCGGGCAATGGAGGGTTGGACACACAAGCTGAGGGTATTGCCCGTAGTAGTGTGAGCAAGTTGATATCGGATCAGCTGGGCCGATTGGCATCGGGCGTACTGAAAGGCTTCGACGTCGACTTCAATCTGTTGTCACAAACGGGGAGCGCCAATACGGGTGGAACGACCAACGGAGCCCGAACCGATCTGAACGTTGGCCTGTCGCGGAGCTTTCTGAACGGGCGACTCACCGTGTCGGTAGGGCGGAATTTCGTGCTCGAAAATACAGCAAACGCGGCCACCCGGAACCCCAACGAGGTATTCGATAACGTGTCGCTGAATTACAGCCTGACCCGCGATGGCCGATACGTATTGCGCGGCTACCGGCGTAATGATTATCAGGCCGTGTTGGATGGTTATATCGTTGAAACGGGCGTTGGTTTCGTCATTACCGTGGATTACAACACCATATCCGACATCCTTCGTCGGTCGCCCGGTCCCTCGCTGAATTAA
- a CDS encoding outer membrane protein assembly factor BamB family protein: MPSFLRNLLILLTLSLLLANCAKWKLNPYDLVPQVKTGSASASATTSVQVEARIETLGPNSLQEFGIVYSASNQQPTVTDTKIVATGTSGSAQVMLNGLQPNMTYYYRTYAINDKGLIGYGEVQSFKTATVIADVRTLDLVGSPGATSIQVQVQVANSSAVTVKEFGIVYSPTSQTPTTSDSKATATGTGATTPVSLTNLQANTTYYYRAYAITDAGTVSYGETKSVKTGELLPIAETRDVVGTPASTSALVSVGVTNASQVTLKEYGVVYSPTSQTPTLSDSKVTATGVTGASTTLTIASLQPGTTYYYRAYATSGAGTTTYGAVKSLQTAALAVAQKPDVETTDAVDVTSVKANLVMKIKAAPTQVEKFGICFSKTNNDPKPDNGVSVMTNKDPTYNLNALYAFGTDVYSLPLEANTTYYYRGYATTVAVNGKTETGLGEVKTFKTAALSNSLVIFGSKDKKVYALNATTGAKQWDFITNGGGVGGLDAVNSSATFANGTVFVGDFAGYLYAIDAQTGARKWGRLSSGNRFESSPVIGNGLLYIGSNEKWVSAFDIANGDAKWRYSTGDKVISSPAFVDNVVYVGCNDAKVYAINSTNGTLKWSYATGGYILSSPTVVNSVVYIGSSDKKLYALNTATGTLKWAATLPSLVNSCPIVAGNSVYVGCDDKSLYALNATTGAILWKSAATGSFVGGSPTVSNGLVYVGSGDNKIYAFDAATGATKWTFATNNETYASPVIANGLLYMGSQDGKMYCLDALTGAKKWEFVTGDQIYATPLVLQDGAVVGAYPAISGITN; this comes from the coding sequence ATGCCCTCTTTTTTACGAAACCTGCTCATTTTACTAACGCTTAGCCTGCTGCTGGCTAACTGCGCTAAATGGAAACTAAACCCGTATGACCTGGTGCCGCAGGTTAAAACGGGATCGGCCAGTGCGTCGGCAACTACGTCGGTGCAGGTCGAGGCTCGCATCGAGACCCTCGGGCCTAATAGTCTCCAGGAGTTCGGAATTGTTTACTCGGCATCCAATCAGCAACCCACCGTTACCGATACGAAAATAGTCGCAACGGGAACCAGCGGCAGCGCGCAGGTCATGCTGAACGGGTTACAGCCGAATATGACGTATTACTACCGTACCTATGCCATCAACGATAAGGGACTGATTGGTTATGGGGAGGTTCAATCGTTCAAAACAGCGACCGTCATCGCAGATGTTCGTACGCTGGATCTGGTTGGCTCACCCGGCGCAACGTCCATACAGGTGCAGGTGCAAGTCGCGAACAGCAGCGCCGTGACGGTGAAGGAATTCGGTATCGTTTATTCCCCCACCAGCCAGACACCAACCACATCAGACTCAAAGGCAACGGCAACCGGCACGGGTGCCACCACGCCCGTATCGCTAACCAATTTACAAGCCAACACAACCTACTACTACCGCGCCTATGCCATCACAGATGCGGGCACGGTGAGTTACGGCGAAACAAAATCGGTGAAAACGGGCGAATTGCTACCAATAGCCGAAACGCGGGATGTGGTAGGTACACCGGCGTCAACCTCGGCGCTGGTGTCGGTTGGTGTTACCAACGCAAGTCAGGTCACGCTGAAAGAATACGGCGTAGTTTATTCACCGACGAGTCAAACGCCTACCTTATCGGATAGTAAAGTCACGGCCACAGGCGTTACGGGTGCGTCGACTACACTCACCATAGCCAGCCTTCAGCCAGGAACGACCTATTACTACCGAGCGTATGCCACCTCTGGCGCAGGCACGACGACCTACGGCGCAGTAAAATCATTGCAGACCGCAGCACTGGCCGTAGCACAAAAACCCGATGTGGAAACAACCGATGCGGTCGATGTGACGAGTGTTAAGGCAAATCTGGTCATGAAGATCAAAGCCGCACCGACGCAGGTAGAGAAATTTGGCATCTGCTTTTCGAAGACCAACAACGACCCGAAACCCGACAATGGAGTTTCCGTAATGACCAACAAAGACCCGACCTACAACCTCAACGCACTGTATGCCTTTGGCACCGACGTTTATTCACTGCCGCTGGAAGCGAACACAACGTATTACTATCGGGGTTATGCCACCACTGTAGCGGTAAACGGAAAAACGGAAACTGGCTTGGGCGAGGTTAAAACATTCAAAACAGCGGCCCTGTCAAATTCATTGGTCATTTTTGGCAGTAAAGACAAGAAAGTCTACGCCCTCAATGCCACCACAGGCGCTAAACAGTGGGACTTCATCACCAACGGCGGAGGAGTCGGTGGACTCGATGCCGTCAATAGCAGCGCCACCTTTGCCAACGGAACTGTCTTTGTCGGCGACTTTGCGGGTTATCTCTACGCCATCGATGCCCAGACGGGAGCCCGCAAATGGGGCCGACTCTCTTCTGGAAACCGTTTCGAGAGCAGCCCCGTCATCGGCAATGGCCTGCTCTATATTGGCAGTAATGAGAAGTGGGTGTCGGCCTTCGATATTGCCAATGGCGATGCCAAATGGCGCTACTCTACGGGGGACAAGGTCATTTCCAGCCCCGCCTTCGTCGACAACGTGGTCTATGTAGGCTGTAACGATGCCAAGGTCTACGCCATCAATAGCACCAACGGTACACTTAAATGGTCCTATGCAACGGGCGGTTACATTCTGTCCAGCCCAACGGTGGTCAATAGCGTGGTCTACATCGGCAGTAGCGACAAAAAACTCTACGCGCTTAATACGGCCACTGGAACCCTTAAATGGGCGGCCACCCTCCCCAGCCTGGTCAACTCCTGCCCTATCGTAGCGGGCAACTCCGTCTACGTCGGCTGCGACGACAAAAGCCTTTATGCGCTCAACGCAACGACGGGCGCTATTCTCTGGAAAAGTGCAGCAACGGGCAGTTTCGTGGGCGGCTCACCCACGGTCAGCAATGGACTGGTGTATGTGGGTAGTGGCGACAATAAGATTTACGCCTTCGATGCCGCCACGGGGGCCACGAAATGGACCTTCGCCACCAACAACGAAACCTACGCCAGTCCGGTCATTGCCAACGGGCTGCTCTACATGGGCAGTCAGGATGGCAAAATGTACTGTCTGGACGCCCTGACGGGGGCTAAAAAATGGGAATTTGTCACCGGTGATCAGATTTACGCCACCCCACTTGTCCTTCAGGATGGAGCCGTCGTAGGCGCGTATCCGGCAATCAGCGGAATTACCAACTAA
- a CDS encoding outer membrane protein assembly factor BamB family protein, with the protein MRYISCTFFLTILLLAGCSKWNLEPKTIKSATDPGTGTTATSLVIFGSKDKKVYALDATTGAKQWDFITNGGGVGGVDAVNSSAAFANGTVFVGDFAGYLYAIDAQSGARKWARLSSGSRFESSPVIGNGLLYIGSNEKWISAFDIATGDAKWRFSVGDKVISSPAFVDNIVYVGCNDTKVYAINSANGTLKWSYATGGYILSSPTIVNGLVYIGSSDKKLYAITSADGKLKWSATLPSLVNSCPIVAGNTVYVGCDDKSLYALNATTGAILWKSVATGNFVGGSPTVSNGLVYVGSGDNKIYAFDAATGATKWTFATNNETYASPVIANGLLYMGSQDGKMYCLDAASGAKKWEFATGDQIYATPLVLTNGAVTGDYPSISSVVN; encoded by the coding sequence ATGCGTTATATATCCTGTACGTTTTTTTTGACCATACTGTTGCTGGCCGGCTGTTCGAAATGGAACCTGGAGCCGAAGACGATCAAATCAGCAACGGACCCCGGTACAGGTACTACAGCGACCTCACTGGTCATTTTTGGCAGTAAAGACAAGAAAGTCTACGCCCTCGATGCCACCACGGGTGCTAAACAATGGGATTTTATCACCAACGGCGGAGGAGTCGGGGGCGTCGATGCCGTCAACAGTAGTGCAGCCTTCGCCAACGGAACCGTCTTTGTCGGCGACTTTGCGGGCTATCTCTACGCCATCGATGCCCAATCCGGAGCCCGTAAATGGGCCAGACTTTCCTCCGGGAGTCGCTTTGAGAGCAGCCCCGTCATCGGTAATGGCCTGCTCTACATTGGCAGTAATGAAAAATGGATTTCTGCCTTCGATATTGCGACGGGTGACGCAAAATGGCGCTTTTCAGTCGGTGACAAGGTCATTTCCAGCCCCGCCTTCGTCGACAATATAGTCTATGTAGGCTGCAACGATACCAAGGTCTACGCCATCAATAGCGCCAATGGCACGCTCAAATGGTCCTATGCGACGGGCGGCTACATCCTATCCAGTCCGACGATAGTAAACGGGTTAGTCTACATTGGCAGCAGTGACAAGAAACTCTACGCTATCACCAGTGCCGATGGTAAGCTCAAATGGTCGGCTACGCTACCCAGCCTAGTCAACTCCTGCCCCATCGTAGCGGGGAACACCGTTTACGTGGGTTGCGACGACAAAAGCCTTTATGCCCTCAACGCAACGACGGGCGCTATTCTCTGGAAAAGTGTGGCAACGGGCAATTTCGTGGGCGGCTCACCCACAGTCAGCAATGGACTGGTATATGTGGGCAGTGGCGATAACAAGATTTACGCCTTCGATGCCGCCACGGGGGCCACGAAATGGACCTTCGCCACCAACAACGAAACCTACGCCAGTCCGGTGATTGCCAATGGGCTGCTCTACATGGGCAGTCAGGATGGCAAAATGTACTGTTTAGACGCGGCTAGTGGGGCAAAAAAATGGGAGTTCGCCACGGGCGACCAGATCTACGCCACTCCGCTAGTGCTGACCAACGGTGCCGTTACCGGAGACTATCCGTCCATCAGTTCGGTCGTCAACTAA
- a CDS encoding caspase family protein → MKTFILFGCGLLVAGLSVAQTTLPGTTPVTTFQSPMTRLNTIPFFAAPSPPAVVSRIDWTSNMEADQTVSSPTFIAKACITSAKPISRYSLLLNEKVQTLSRDLNVERDKECPQAFSQTVQLSEGENKLRLVAYMTNGGEVSSNLTVIYKKPPVLVLEKRLALIIGNASYTGANKLSNPVNDANDMAIALKKLGFDVLQFTNLDNKAMKKAINSFGDQLREYQVGLFYYAGHGVQNNGINYLVPIDAQPESRNEIEYECIDANRILTKMEDARTRTNIVVLDACRNNPLDRSWSRGGGDNGLATMDAPIGSVIAYATAPGKTAADGNGRNGLYTAALLKALQTPNQTIIQLFQQVRAEVLKQSSNKQLPWESTSLTGDFYFQRK, encoded by the coding sequence ATGAAAACGTTCATACTATTTGGTTGTGGTTTATTGGTAGCTGGTTTGTCGGTAGCGCAGACTACCCTGCCGGGTACTACGCCTGTGACCACCTTCCAAAGCCCGATGACACGGCTGAATACGATACCTTTTTTTGCTGCTCCATCTCCGCCCGCCGTCGTCTCCCGCATCGACTGGACGAGCAACATGGAAGCCGACCAGACCGTATCGTCGCCGACATTTATTGCCAAAGCCTGCATCACATCGGCCAAACCCATTAGCCGCTACAGTCTGTTACTCAATGAAAAAGTGCAGACGCTATCTCGTGATCTCAACGTCGAACGCGATAAAGAGTGCCCGCAGGCATTCAGTCAGACCGTTCAGTTGAGTGAAGGCGAAAACAAGCTGCGACTGGTGGCCTACATGACCAATGGCGGGGAAGTAAGCTCCAACCTGACCGTCATCTACAAGAAACCGCCGGTACTGGTTCTCGAAAAACGGCTGGCGCTCATTATCGGCAATGCCTCCTATACGGGTGCGAACAAACTCAGCAACCCGGTCAATGACGCCAACGACATGGCCATCGCGCTGAAAAAACTAGGCTTCGACGTGCTTCAGTTTACCAATCTCGATAACAAAGCCATGAAGAAGGCAATCAACAGCTTTGGCGATCAACTGCGGGAATATCAGGTGGGCCTCTTCTACTACGCCGGACATGGCGTGCAGAACAACGGCATCAACTACCTGGTGCCGATCGATGCCCAGCCCGAAAGCAGAAACGAGATCGAATATGAATGCATCGACGCCAACCGCATTCTCACCAAGATGGAAGACGCCCGTACCCGCACCAATATTGTCGTACTGGACGCCTGTCGCAATAATCCCCTGGATCGCAGCTGGAGCCGGGGCGGTGGCGACAACGGACTGGCGACTATGGATGCCCCCATTGGTTCAGTAATCGCCTATGCCACCGCTCCGGGCAAAACAGCCGCCGACGGGAACGGACGAAACGGATTGTATACCGCGGCCCTGCTCAAAGCCTTGCAAACGCCTAATCAAACCATCATTCAGTTGTTTCAGCAGGTTCGGGCCGAAGTACTTAAACAATCCAGCAACAAGCAACTGCCCTGGGAATCCACCTCCCTCACCGGTGATTTCTACTTCCAGCGAAAGTGA
- a CDS encoding OmpA family protein, with the protein MRGIVLLLTGFLLALAAQAQEAGPEVSVSRSVRQKINTKSLYTNNSATTPKATAALDDKAANRLQAIQFVQSQAEFLPGAQDALDQLVTFMRDRPTVEIELAGHTDNQGDFDQNVQLSKKRVDLVKEYLVKNGIATNRIATRGYGPTRPIASNKSEATRKLNRRVEMVILKQ; encoded by the coding sequence ATGAGAGGCATTGTGCTCCTATTAACTGGCTTTCTTCTCGCGCTGGCTGCGCAGGCACAGGAAGCGGGTCCCGAAGTTTCGGTGTCCCGTAGTGTACGTCAGAAGATCAATACTAAAAGCCTCTACACGAACAATTCGGCAACGACCCCGAAAGCAACGGCTGCGTTGGACGATAAAGCCGCGAATCGACTTCAGGCTATTCAGTTTGTGCAGAGCCAGGCCGAATTTTTACCGGGTGCACAGGACGCATTAGACCAGCTGGTTACGTTTATGCGCGACCGACCGACCGTTGAGATCGAACTGGCTGGTCACACCGACAATCAGGGCGATTTCGACCAGAATGTACAGCTATCTAAAAAGCGCGTCGATCTGGTGAAGGAGTATTTAGTGAAAAATGGTATTGCCACCAATCGCATCGCCACACGGGGCTACGGGCCTACCCGCCCGATTGCCAGCAACAAGTCGGAAGCAACGCGAAAACTCAACCGACGCGTAGAGATGGTTATCCTGAAGCAATGA